The segment ttcacctcacattgactatatacagtattgatgttcttcctccttatcttccaaccatttggacacagacttgcatttccccataacgacgttgcaaccggcgtaaacggagcttcgcgctatcaagcagtgagcgtgcgatgtcctgttcagatggcGTCATagccaacgggatgccatcaataaactacacagaatcacacgacacacctacgcaatgattacattcaggcagacggtagaatacaacctctttggactatttacatacttattgaaaacaagctacaaaatgtaatacgctggaaaatgccgtttaatagctTTAATTTTCTCtatattgatttatcaactgttAATACTTAGTAAGACCCCGCGGAGCCCCTGATATCCACGTGAAATGGATCTGAAATGCAGCTTCATCCTCAGAGGATAAAGAAGTTCTGCTCACAGTCGCTCTGTATATTCATGAGAGGAACCAGCTGCTCCTCCATCCCATCATCGAACCCTTATCCATCTGCAAATCCACCTTTTACTTCCTTTGCCCTCCTGACACGTACATCCTTAACATCTGTCGCTAAACATAGACAAGACTGAACATACACTTTAACAGAGTATACGACtatgttttaaatgattatatGATCATCTGACAGTATACTCAAAGAAGTCGTTCCTCCTGGTTGTCGTTAGCTTTGTGCGTTATATTTGAAGTGAGTGTTTCTCTCAGATGATTATACGATGATTTGACATTACCTTGTTCACTTTCAGCCTTTTTCCTGcggcctctcctcttctccttctccctcttctccttcctctcctgGTTGTGCATGCGCTGGTGCCTGCGCAGGTTCCCCAGCGAGCTGCATGCGTACTCGCAGACGGGGCAGCGGTAGGGTTTCTCCCCGGTGTGTGTGCGGGCGTGTCGCTGCAGATTCACCAGCTGAGCCGAGGCGTAGTCGCACACGGGGCAGCGGTAGGGCTTGTGGCCGTCGTGCGTCCTCATGTGGCGCTTCAGGTGGTTGGAGTAGCGCGAGGTGAAGGCGCACAGCGAGCAGGAGAACAGTTTGGGAGCGTCCTCCGTCGCCTTCCTCCTCTTACTGTCCGAGTCCCCGCTCGACTCCTCCACCTGAGAGGAGGCGCCCTGCTGTAGGCTGTCATCACAGGTGAGACAGTAGAGCTCCGCCCCCAGGTCCAGACCCACACCTGGAACACAGACAGCACTTATAACCAGAGGGCAAAGTACAcactactttactcaagtagaagtacacatactCCTGTTTAAaggtggtgaaagtagaagtacagactaaacttctttatcaagtcaaagtaaagaggctttgaagtgtacttcagtaaaaagtacccatagctagcagctgctttaaagagtacctgacctccctttatattaatagaacaataatgtcattgttagctaatgaatgtttccatgggaacaacggcaacatgacaacgtttccattggtccctcttctttagagaagaccaggaagtgatggatacacggatcgtgttccaaccaataggcacgcagtgactctaaagaataatgaccacgcaccaacacacattcagactaaaggaaccagctgtttggagaatgagagaagtagaaagtacaagtatttgagttcaacatgtaagaagtagaaagtacaggtatttgagttcaacatgagagaagtagaaagtacaggtattagtgttcaacatgagagaagtagaaagtacaggtattagtgttcaacatgtagagaagtagaaagtacaggtatttgagttcaacatgtgagaagtagaaagtacaggtatttgagttcaacatgagagaagtagaaagtacaggtatttgggttcaacatgtgagaagtagaaagtacaggtatttgagttcaacatgtgagaagtagaaagtacaggtatttagtgttcaacatgagagaagtagaaagtacaggtatttgggttcaacatgagagaagtagaaagtacaggtatttgagttcaacatgagagaagtagaaagtacaggtatttgggttcaacatgtgagaagtagaaagtacaggtatttgagttcaacatgtgagaagtagaaagtacaggtatttgagttcaacatgtgagaagtagaaagtacaggtatttgagttcaacatgtgagaagtagaaagtacaggtatttgagttcaacatgtaagaagtagaaagtacaggtatttgagttcaacatgtaagaagtagaaagtacaggtatttgaggttcaacatgtaagaagtagaaagtacaggtatttgagttcaacatgtaagaagtagaaagtacaggtatttgagttcaacatgtaagaagtagaaagtacaggtatttgagttcaacatgtgagaagtagaaagtacaggtatttgagttcaacatgagagaagtagaaagtacaggtacttgagttcaacatgtaagaagtagaaagtacaggtatttgggttcaacatgagagaagtagaaagtacaggtatttcagttcaacatgagagaagtagaaagtacaggtatttgagttcaacatgagagaagtagaaagtacaggtatttcagttcaacatgtgagaagtagaaagtacaggtatttgagttcaacatgagagaagtagaaagtacaggtatttgagttcaacatgagagaagtagaaagtacaggtatttgagttcaacatgagagaagtagaaagtacaggtatttgggttcaacatgagagaagtagaaagtacaggtatttgagttcaacatgtgagaagtagaaagtacaggtatttgagttcaacatgtgagaagtagaaagtacaggtatttgagttcaacatgtaagaagtagaaagtacaggtatttgagttcaacatgtgagaagtagaaagtacaggtatttgagttcaacatgtaagaagtagaaagtacaggtatttgagttcaacatgtgagaagtagaaagtacaggtatttgagttcaacatgtaagaagtagaaagtacaggtatttgagttcaacatgtaagaagtagaaagtacaggtatttgagttcaacatgtgagaagtagaaagtacaggtatttgggttcaacatgtaagaagtagaaagtacaggtatttcagttcaacatgtgagaagtagaaagtacaggtatttgggttcaacatgtaagaagtcaaagtaaaaagtcctcagaaaaataagtagtggagtaaagtactcaaaccagaaacatgtacttaagtacagtaacaaagtatttgtactccactacttcccacctctgcttctAACTTACACAATGGATAGAAAACACACATTCTattgtcttaatgtgtgcatatgcacacatgtgtctgttgattgtgtatatacacatatttgtattcatgtatccctc is part of the Pseudochaenichthys georgianus unplaced genomic scaffold, fPseGeo1.2 scaffold_1783_arrow_ctg1, whole genome shotgun sequence genome and harbors:
- the LOC117441551 gene encoding zinc finger protein 513-like, which gives rise to MPRRKQSNPQPVKLDSEDGEGVCEPGCLVLESDFLLSGELEFGDSDIMGLDRESGMTVFSLSVEEDPSAPTDSTFPAFLSCRGCGQLLGDTPLGAGLDLGVGLDLGAELYCLTCDDSLQQGASSQVEESSGDSDSKRRKATEDAPKLFSCSLCAFTSRYSNHLKRHMRTHDGHKPYRCPVCDYASAQLVNLQRHARTHTGEKPYRCPVCEYACSSLGNLRRHQRMHNQERKEKREKEKRRGRRKKAESEQ